Proteins from a genomic interval of Trichoderma breve strain T069 chromosome 2, whole genome shotgun sequence:
- a CDS encoding ceramidase domain-containing protein: protein MQSLHSSLGKPFWGEATSYLNFCEEDYVITRYAAEFINTLSSLAFVAYGVYGLSKPGHNGQTRARLFSYGGLIGVGICSASYHMTLKYHTQMSDELSMHLLTTPMVYRLLTFKSSPQRTKLVAVLLTAIFIVVMVTHMVMDEFLLHATTFGLAVYLIATRTLKLISQQVPDERIRKSLRNVALFGCFNFAFGYFVWLLDDWLCSLLTSMKHSVGLPLAFFLELHGWWHIFTCIGGYVGVALVDAIISDEVREDPIQHLAWPVPSAARLLAGVHASSKHG, encoded by the exons ATGCAATCATTGCATTCTTCTCTCGGCAAACCATTCTGGGGCGAGGCCACGTCTTATCTAAA CTTTTGCGAAGAG GATTATGTCATTACACGATATGCCGCTGAGTTCATCAACACTCTCAGCAGCTTAGCTTTCG TTGCCTATGGAGTATATGGCCTGTCCAAGCCCGGCCATAATGGGCAGACCCGCGCCCGTCTATTTTCTTACGGTGGATTGATTGGCGTAGGCATTTGCTCTGCCAGCTATCATATGACTTTGAAATACCACACCCAAATGT CGGATGAATTGTCCATGCATCTTTTGACGACACCAATGGTGTATCGCCTCTTGACATTCAAGAGTAGCCCGCAGCGTACTAAACTTGTGGCCGTACTTCTTACCGCCATCTTCATAGTGGTTATGGTCACGCATATGGTCATGGACGAATTCCTCCTTCATGCAACAACCTTTGGGCTTGCCGTTTATTTGATCGCAACTCGAACGCTGAAGCTCATTTCTCAACAAGTGCCAGATGAGCGCATTAGGAAGAGCCTCCGAAATGTCGCGTTGTTTGGCTGCT TCAACTTCGCCTTTGGGTACTTTGTGTGGCTGTTGGATGACTGGCTATGCTCACTGTTAACTTCGATGAAGCATTCAGTTGGCCTTCCCCTGGCTTTCTTCCTCGAGCTACATGGATG GTGGCACATCTTTACTTGTATCGGAGGCTATGTTGGCGTGGCTCTCGTCGACGCAATAATATCAGATGAGGTTCGTGAAGACCCGATTCAGCATCTTGCCTGGCCCGTCCCATCTGCGGCGAGATTGTTGGCAGGCGTACATGCATCATCAAAGCACGGATAA